The following proteins are co-located in the Nonlabens ponticola genome:
- the uvrB gene encoding excinuclease ABC subunit UvrB, with protein MEFKIESDFQPTGDQPAAIKKLVKGIENQDRYQTLLGVTGSGKTFTMANVVESVQKPTLVLCHNKTLAAQLYSEFKSFFPENAVEYFVSYYDYYQPEAFIPTSSTYIEKDLSINEEIEKMRLSTTSSLLSGRRDIIVVASVSCLYGIGNPIEFQKNVVRLAKDQVIARTDLLKQLVQSLYSRTTAEFGRGNFRIKGDTIDVFPSYADTAFRIHFFGDEIEEIERFNPTDGRVIEKYEQITIYPANMFVTSPDRLQNAIHSIQEDLVKQVEYFKEIGKPLEAKRIEERTEFDLEMIRELGYCSGIENYSRYLDGRMPGTRPFCLLDYFPDDFLMVIDESHVSVPQVGAMYGGDRSRKVNLVDYGFRLPAAMDNRPLKFEEFEALQNQVVYVSATPADYELEKSEGVVVEQIIRPTGLLDPIIEVRPSQNQIDDLVEEIRVREERDERVLITTLTKRMAEELTKYLTRINVRCRYIHSDVDTLERVEIMSDLRRGLFDVLIGVNLLREGLDLPEVSLVAILDADKEGFLRNNRSLTQTIGRAARNVNGLAILYADKITESMQKTIDETEYRRSKQIAYNEEHGLTPTAIKKSLDSALAGKTKAVYAIEETLNLAAAEEEASYMSVGDLEKKIRSTRKKMETAAKELDFMEAARLRDQIKMFQEKLAAEKAN; from the coding sequence ATGGAATTTAAGATAGAGTCAGACTTTCAACCTACTGGTGATCAACCGGCAGCCATCAAGAAGTTGGTAAAGGGAATTGAGAATCAGGATCGATACCAGACGCTGCTGGGTGTGACTGGTAGTGGTAAGACGTTTACCATGGCAAACGTGGTCGAGAGTGTACAGAAGCCAACACTGGTATTATGTCACAATAAAACACTGGCTGCTCAATTATACAGCGAGTTCAAATCGTTCTTTCCTGAGAATGCGGTTGAATATTTTGTTTCCTATTATGATTATTATCAGCCAGAAGCATTTATACCAACTAGCAGCACGTATATAGAGAAGGATCTTTCTATCAATGAAGAGATCGAGAAGATGCGATTGAGCACAACTTCTTCTCTACTTTCTGGACGTCGTGACATCATTGTCGTAGCATCAGTTTCTTGTTTGTACGGTATAGGGAATCCTATTGAATTCCAAAAAAACGTGGTGCGTCTGGCCAAAGATCAAGTTATAGCTCGAACGGACTTGCTCAAGCAATTGGTTCAAAGTCTTTACTCTCGCACAACAGCAGAGTTCGGCCGTGGAAACTTCCGCATCAAAGGCGATACGATTGATGTATTTCCTAGCTATGCAGATACGGCGTTTAGAATACACTTTTTTGGTGATGAGATTGAGGAAATCGAGCGTTTTAATCCTACGGACGGTCGCGTGATTGAAAAGTACGAGCAAATCACAATCTATCCGGCAAACATGTTTGTAACATCACCAGACAGATTGCAAAATGCGATCCACTCGATTCAAGAAGACCTTGTCAAACAGGTGGAATATTTCAAAGAAATAGGCAAGCCTCTTGAAGCTAAACGTATTGAAGAACGTACGGAGTTTGATCTAGAAATGATACGTGAACTAGGCTATTGTAGCGGTATTGAGAACTACAGTAGATACCTGGATGGTAGAATGCCTGGCACGAGACCATTTTGTTTGCTGGACTACTTTCCAGATGATTTCTTGATGGTCATCGATGAGAGCCATGTGAGCGTTCCACAAGTGGGCGCTATGTATGGTGGCGATAGGTCTAGAAAAGTTAATCTGGTAGATTACGGCTTTAGATTGCCAGCCGCCATGGACAATCGTCCACTCAAGTTTGAAGAGTTTGAAGCCTTGCAAAACCAGGTAGTTTACGTGAGCGCCACACCGGCAGACTATGAGCTGGAGAAAAGTGAAGGTGTTGTGGTTGAGCAGATTATAAGACCAACAGGATTGCTGGATCCCATTATCGAAGTAAGACCTAGTCAAAATCAAATTGACGACCTGGTTGAAGAAATACGCGTGCGAGAAGAGCGCGATGAACGTGTCTTGATTACGACGCTTACCAAGCGTATGGCAGAAGAGCTTACCAAATACCTTACTCGCATCAACGTGCGCTGTAGATATATTCACAGTGATGTTGATACCCTTGAACGGGTAGAGATCATGAGTGACTTGAGACGTGGTTTATTTGATGTGCTAATAGGAGTTAATTTATTGCGTGAAGGTCTTGACCTACCTGAGGTTTCTCTTGTAGCGATTCTAGATGCTGATAAAGAAGGTTTCTTGCGCAACAATCGATCGCTCACGCAAACCATAGGACGTGCCGCACGTAACGTTAACGGACTTGCCATTTTATATGCTGACAAGATCACAGAAAGTATGCAAAAGACAATCGACGAGACAGAATATCGTCGATCAAAACAAATTGCTTACAATGAGGAACATGGACTGACGCCTACTGCGATTAAAAAGAGTCTAGATAGCGCACTTGCCGGAAAAACCAAAGCCGTATACGCCATAGAGGAAACGCTCAATCTCGCTGCCGCAGAAGAAGAAGCTAGCTATATGAGTGTAGGCGATCTTGAGAAGAAAATACGCAGTACTCGCAAAAAAATGGAGACTGCGGCTAAAGAATTGGACTTTATGGAAGCGGCACGTTTACGCGACCAAATCAAGATGTTTCAAGAGAAATTAGCTGCTGAAAAAGCCAATTAA
- a CDS encoding Hsp20/alpha crystallin family protein, giving the protein MKLAHRTANNWLPSLIDDMFNNDYAGGSAVRASQPAVNIAEGDDHFALEMVIPGFSKDEVSIEIDQDVLSIYAEVETEEKEATEQFTRQEFVKKSFKRSFNLPETVNQDKIDANYEDGILKVALPKKEEALPQPKRMISLK; this is encoded by the coding sequence ATGAAATTAGCACATAGAACAGCAAACAATTGGTTACCATCATTGATTGATGATATGTTTAATAACGACTATGCAGGCGGTAGCGCGGTAAGAGCGAGCCAACCAGCAGTAAACATTGCTGAAGGTGATGATCACTTCGCACTAGAAATGGTGATACCGGGCTTTAGCAAGGATGAAGTGAGCATTGAGATCGATCAAGACGTATTGAGCATCTATGCAGAGGTAGAGACTGAAGAAAAGGAAGCTACTGAGCAGTTTACTCGCCAGGAGTTTGTAAAGAAATCTTTTAAGCGAAGCTTCAATTTGCCAGAAACGGTTAATCAGGATAAGATCGACGCAAACTATGAAGATGGTATCTTGAAGGTAGCTCTTCCCAAAAAAGAAGAAGCTTTACCACAGCCTAAGCGTATGATTTCGCTTAAATAA
- a CDS encoding tellurite resistance TerB family protein, translating into MMNYTEKEKEDILVELIKMAHADAHLKKEEIEFIKALGKRLGIDDDQVLQMIEHPETGKISPPKSFTQRIVHFHRLMLMMHIDGVVDDGELQFLHEVALKYGIRQSTVAMLLAKMKQYPHGDIPPTELLSIHTQTSN; encoded by the coding sequence GTGATGAATTATACTGAAAAAGAGAAAGAAGACATACTTGTTGAGCTCATTAAAATGGCTCATGCCGACGCTCACTTAAAGAAAGAGGAAATAGAATTCATCAAAGCCTTGGGTAAACGATTGGGAATTGATGATGATCAGGTCTTACAAATGATTGAGCATCCCGAAACGGGTAAAATTTCACCGCCTAAGTCATTCACACAGCGCATCGTTCATTTTCATCGACTGATGCTCATGATGCATATTGATGGTGTTGTGGACGATGGAGAGCTTCAGTTTTTACACGAGGTGGCTCTTAAATATGGGATAAGACAAAGTACGGTGGCTATGCTATTGGCTAAAATGAAACAGTATCCACATGGAGATATACCACCTACGGAGCTACTTTCTATACATACGCAAACGAGCAACTAA